CGCTTGGACTGCTGCTGGCAGTCGCCGAAACCCTGTTACCCTCCGCTCTGGCGACCAAACCCCATCTGCTGTTGCTGCTGGTCATGATGCTGGGGGTGCAGCAAAAAATCGCCGTGGGCGGCCCCGCGGCCTGGCTGCTGGGCTGCCTGCAGGACAGTCTTTCCGGAACCTGCCTGGGGCTGCACGGGCTTGTCTACCTGATTTTGTACCTGTCGCTCCGAAGCGTTGCCGGGTTGCTGAACCGGGAAAGCCCGGTATTGATGCTGTTTCTGGTCATCAGCGGCACCCTGCTGCAAGCTCTGATCATGATTTTCACTCTGGGTTTTCTGGCCGAACATGGTACCTACTGGCGGCAGATTCTGGCCGGGCTGCCGGCGCAGGTGTTGGTCAACCTGCTGGCCGCACTGTTCTTTCTGCAGGCTTCGTTTCTGCTGCATCGAGCCCGTCGTCGCCGTCCGCTATAAACTCCGTTGCGCCCTTTTCGGCTCGTGTTGCGGCGCTTTGGCCTGCGAAAATCGGGCGGCTACCGACAGAAATTTAAGGTTGAGAGGATCGCGCCCTTGAACCATGATTTTCAAACCGACTGGCAGCCGGCGCCGCATCTGCGCAAACGCTATGTGCATGCCTCGATTGCCGCGGCAATCGTTTTTCTGCTGCTGCTGCTGCGTCTCTGGCAGCTGCAGGTGATCAGCGACGAGCACTATCGCAACCTCTCTGAAAAGAACCGCACCCGCTATATCCCCATAGCCGCCCAGCGAGGCCGCGTTTTCGACCGGGACGGCCAGTTGCTGGCGGACAATCGTCCGGCCTTTGACGTCGCGGTTCTGCGACAGGAAGTGGATGATCCCGGGATGCTGCTCGACCGGCTGTCCGGATTTCTGTCAGTGGACCGCGAGGAACTGCACAAGCGCTGGGAGGCTGGCAAACGCCTGCCCCGCTACCGCCCCATCCCCCTGGCGTGGGACGTGGATCGCGACACCCTTGAAAAAATCATGGAAAATGCCGTCAACCTGCCCGGCGTGCTGATGGAAACCCGCCCCGTAAGATCCTTTCCGTTGGGGCCTCTGGCCCCTCATTTTCTCGGTTACCTGGGAGAAATCACCGAGAAGGAGCTTGGCGCCCCGGAATTCGAAGGCTATCACGCAGGGGACGTGATCGGCAAAGCGGGCCTTGAAAAAAACCTGGAGCCGATTCTTGCGGGAACCGACGGCGAACGCCGGGTTGAGGTTGACGTAAAGGGCAAAAGCATGCGCATCCTCAAAACCCTCGATCCGCAACCGGGCAGTGAAGTGGTGCTGACCCTGCAGGCATCACTGCAGCAGGTCGCCGAACAGGCCTTTGGCGAGCAGGCCGGCGCAGCCGTAGTCCTCGATGTACATACCGGCGAAATTCTCGCCATTGCCAGCCAGCCGGCCTTCGATCCGGCTCAGTTCGCCCGTGGACTGACCGCCAAAGAGTGGCGGGAGTTGCAGAACAACCCATTGAACCCGCTACAGAATCGCGCCATCAGTGGTCAATATCCGCCGGGCTCGATCTTCAAGATCGTTACCGCGCTGGCAGCTCTCAAGGCTGGTGGCGCCAGCGCAGACACCAGGGTATTCTGCAAGGGATCAAGCAAGGTAGGCAATCATACCTTTCGCTGCTGGAAACGCAGCGGCCATGGAACCACCGACCTCCACAAAGCTCTCAAGGAAAGCTGCGACGTCTGGTTCTACGAGGTCTCCCAGAAGGTCGGCATCGACCGTATCGCCGCCATGGCCCGCGACCTGGGCCTGGGCCGAACCTACGGACTGCCCTTCGAAATGGAGAAAGCCGGTCTGATTCCGGATAAAGCCTGGAAGATGAAGCGCTTCGGCACCAGCTGGTATCGCGGGGAAACCCTCAACGCCGCCATCGGCCAGGGTTATATCCTCACCACGCCCCTGCAGCTGGCGGTCATGACCGCGGCCGTGGCCAACGGCGGCACGCTCTACCGCCCCCATATCGTCAAAAGCACTCAGGATCCGGCAAAGCGGATCGTCCGCCACACGCAACCGGAAATACTGCACCGCGTGTTTCTCCCTCCCGCCCACCTGGCCGCGGTACGCCAGGGTCTGGAAGCGGTGGTCAACGAGCCGGGCGGAACCGCCTGGTCGAGCCGCCTGGAAGCGTTGCCGTTCGCCGGCAAAACCGGCACCGCCCAGGTGGTCAAACTGCGTGACGGCGTCAGGGATGAAAATCTCATCCCCTACCGTTTTCGCGATCACGCCCTGTTTTCAGCCTATGCCCCGGCCGACAAGCCCCGGATCGCCGTCGCGGTCGTTGTAGAGCACGGCAGTCACGGCAGCAGTGCCGCGGCCCCGATCGCCAGAGCCATTATCGCCCATTACTTCGGGCTGGACAAAACCCCAGTGCCCCCCCAAAGCCAGCCGCGGCAGGCCAGTGCGACACCCGCTTCGCCAGATCCGGCACCGCCAGTGCCTTCAGCGCCGCTATCAACCCCGGCAGAGCCGCCTGTAAACACACAACCGACGACGCCGGACCTCTTGCCGACACCGCCATCCGTTCCGGAGCAACCGGAACCTTCAATACCTGAAGCCAACGGATAATCCCTATGTTCGACAGACGCCTTCTCACCCATTTCAACTGGGGCCTGCTGCTGCTGGTACTGATCATTGCCGGACTCGGCATTCTCAACCTGGTCAGCGTCACCTCTTCCTGGGCTTCCCCGGCGGCACCCTTCTCGCTGAAACAGCTGTCCTGGCTTGCCGGGGGTATGATGATCGTCACCGGCATCTGCGCCATCGACTACCGCCGCCTGGAACATCTGGGGGGATTCTTTACGCCGGCAACCTCGGGTTGCTGCTGCTGGTCCTGCTGATCGGCCGCACCTCGATGGGAGCGACCCGCTGGCTCGACCTCAAGGTGATCAATCTGCAGCCGAGCGAACTGATGAAAATCGTGATTATTATCGTCATGGCCTGCTTTTTCAGTCGCAACGAACATCCCCGGGGCTTCTCCTTCCGGGAATTATGGGTTCCTTTCGCGCTGCTCGCCCTGCCAGCTCTTCTGATCATGAAACAACCGGATCTCGGCACCGCCATGATTGTGTTGATGATCGGCGGATCCATGGCACTGTTCGCCGGCATCCGCCCAACCACGCTGACCGGCCTGGCACTGTTCGCCGGCAGCGCCGCCAGCGGCGGCTGGTTTTTGCTGCACGGTTACCAGAAACAGCGGATTCTGACCTTCCTCAACCCGGAAAGCGACCCTCTCGGCGCAGGGTATCACATCATTCAGTCCAAAATCGCCGTCGGCAGCGGCGGTTTCTGGGGCAAAGGCTTCAGGGAAGGCACCCAGTCGCAGCTTTCCTTTCTGCCCGAACGGCACACCGATTTCGCCTTTTCGGTTTTTGCCGAGGAGTGGGGTTTTGCCGGTGCCCTGCTGCTGCTGGCCCTGTTCCTGCTGCTTGTCATCTGGGGTCTCAACGTGTCCCGCCATGCCTCGACGCGCTTTGGCATGTTTCTCGCTTTCGGCGTCAGTGCCATGCTGTTTTTTCATATTGTCATCAATCTCGGCATGGTTATTGGATTATTGCCGGTGGTCGGCGTGCCGCTGCCCCTGTTCTCCTACGGAGGCACCAGCATGATCACTACCATGACCGGCGTCGGCCTGCTGTTGAATGTCAGCATGCGGCGTTTCAAGTTCTGACCCGCCGAAGCCTGTCCATCCGGAGCCGCCACGGAATACCACCGGCGTGGTTTTCACATCTGGTTTTCATACGGAGTTTCCGGATGGATACTACCTGAAAAAGGTGCGGGCAGCCGGCTGCGACAACCCCGTGTGACCTTCCGGCCCTGCCCGATCCGGCCACCTGCACAGATGCTTAAAATCGTTGACGTACCGGCGGTGGGCCATTAATCTTTGATGCAATCCGATGCGACGCACCATTTTCACTACCGAAGGAACCCATCCATGCGCAATAACTCATTGACCACCGAATCTTTCACCGAATGGACGGAATCCGATCCGGAGCTGGCCTGCGCCCTTGCCGCCGTAGCGGAGCTTCCCGCCATGACCGATATCGTCAGTGATTTTCTGGTCACCATCGAGGACCCCGACTGGACCGCCAAAAGCGTGGCGCAGGTCATTTCCCGGGATCCGGTGGTGGCCGCCAGCATCCTCAAGGCCGCCAACAGCGCCTACTACAGTTTCCAGCGCCAGATCAGCAATCTGGAAGGTGCGATTGCGGTTCTGGGCCTGTCCACCATCAAGAGCCTGGTGCTGGCTGCAGGTGTCAAAAGCATGAACAAGCGCTTTGGCCTGATCGAAAAACTGCTGCTCGAAGATGCCATCGGCTGCGCGCTCTGCGCGCGGGAAATCGCCCGGAAAACCCGTTGCTACGATCCCGAGGAAGCGTTCCTCGGCGGTTTGCTGCGGCATATCGGCAAAATCGCCATGAACAACCTGGATACGGAGAAATATTCCCAGCTTGTTCAGGATGTCTACAACGGCGAAGGCGACCTGGCTACCCTGGAACGCCAGCATTTTCCCTACAGCCATGCCGCCATTGGCGCCGCCCTGTTGCATCACTGGAATCTGTCGCCGCAACTGGTCGCCTGCGTCCTTTATCACAACATTCCCGCCCCCCCTGAAAAAATCGGCGAACAGGCCCGCATCCTCACCAACCTTGTCAACCTTGGCGGCCTGTTCTGCACACGCCTCGGCTTCGGTCAACGCACACCGATGCCGGAACTGCAACCTGCCGCATCCCCCTGCGCGGCAACTCTGGATCTGGAGCAGGAAGATAGCGACGACATCCTCGAGAAGATTCCCGAGGCGTTCCGACAGGCCTGTGAATCGTTCATGGGACACCACTGATACAGTACGCCGGGAAACCGGCGCTTTTCCCCGCCGCGCGGCCCGACGCCCTTATTCCACGCCTCTCGCTGTCCGATCCGCGCACTCCTTGCCGGTGATTCCCTGATATTAAACCGGGGTGCGACTTATTCTGTCGCACCCCGGCCGCACACTGGGACCACCCGACAAGGAGGTGCCCATGTTCGAACTGCTGCTGTTGATCGGTTTTCTCTACGCCGGTTTTTTCCCTCCCAGCCCCTGCCAAAAGGGCGGCACCCGCCCCGCCGGTCATGAACAGACCTGGCCAACACCCTGTAAACATCGGCCCGGCCCAAAAATACTTGCGCACAAGAATAACGATTGCTAATCTTCGAACTGTCGCATCCGGAGCGACAGTTCGAAGACTCCGGGATCCGCTACTTTTGGCATTCGACGGGACCCGTCCGTGTCATGAACCTCGCCCTTGTCACGACTGCCTATATTACCGGCTTGCTGCTGGCCCTGGCGGTGCCGGCCCCGGCATGGCATCCGGCTCTGGCCGCAGCCCTGGCCCTCGCCGGCGTGATTCTGCGCCGCGCCCGTGGCGCCGCCTGCCTGTTGCTGATCGCCCTGGCGGCACTCGGCTATTCCAATTTTCACCTGCAGCAAACACCCGCCATTGCCGGGCGCTCGCTTTTATCCCTGACGGAACACCGCTGGCATACCTTTTACGGCCGGCTGTGGCGCATGAATCCTGGCCCGGATGGCGGAGAGCGGCTTGATCTGCGCGTACATCACGTTGTGCAAGGGCACGCTCCGGTACCCGTCAACGGCAATCTGAGACTCTATCTCGAAACCTCCAGGCGGCGTTTCTGCCCGGGCGACGAGCTGGCGGTGCGCCTGCGTCCGCGACGGCCGCGCCGGTTCGGAACCCCCGGTGAATTCAATTACCCGCGGCATCTGGCCTCCGAAGCCATACAGGCAACCGCGTTCCTGCCACAGGACGATGGCATCGTGGTCATCAAGAAGGCCCGCCCCGGGTTTTCCCGCACCCTTCGCCAGACCGTTGCCGACCTCATCGATCACTCAATATCCGACCGCGACAAAGCCAACCTGGCAAAGGCTCTGGTGATCGGCGACAAAGACAGGATGACTTCTGAGCAGCGGCAGCGACTGGCCCACCTGGGACTGGCGCACCTGTTTTCCATTTCCGGATTCCACCTGGGTCTGGTCGCCATGTTCGGATACCTGGCCTTGCTGCCCGTAATGCGCCGCAGCGAGACGCTGTTGCTGGCCATCCCGCCACGCCGCCTGCTGCCGGCCCTGCTGATTCCATGGTTGTGGTGCTATCTGCACATCACCGGGCAGGCCCTGCCGACCACCCGGGCCTGGCTGGCAGCCGTCGCCGTGATCGCTTTGTGCTGGCTGCGCCGTTTCTGCCATCCGCTTCGCGTGGCTTTAGCCGTCGCCGTCGCCATTCTTGCGGCAACCCCCATGGCCCTGATAGCACCTTCCTTCCAGCTGTCTTTCGCGGGGGTTTTCGGCATTCTGATCCTGGTGCCGCGCTGGAGCCGCCACCTGAGCGTACTGCCCTGCTGGCCACGCCGGATATTGCAGGTGCCACTGGTTACCCTGGCCGCCACCATCAGCACCGCGCCTTTGGTTTTGTGGCACTTTCACCTGCTGGCTCCAGCCGGTCTGCTGACCAACCTGTGGGCCGGACCGATCATCGGCGGGCTGGCGATCCCCGCGGGACTGGCCGGTCTGGTGCTGACGCCGCTGTGGCCGGCGGGAGCCGCGGGCTGTTTTGGTTTAATTGCCGAATTGCTGGACCGGATACTGGACTGGTCGGAAAAAGTGCTTGCGCTGCCCCTGATGGCTCCGCGGCAACTCTACCTGCCGACGGTTACCCTGGTGCTTGCCGGCATGCTGGTTATCGCGCTGATGGTGCCCCGCCGGAAATGGCGCTGGGGGGCTGTTGCGCTGCTGGGGCTGGCCCTGTTAGTCCAGCCGTCGCCACAGCCGGGGCACCTGCGCGTCATTGCCCTGAGCGTCGGCCAGGGCGACGCCCTGCTGGTAACCGACAGCGCGGGACAGCACTACCTGGTGGACGGAGGCGGCCAGGCCCATGGCCATTTCGATCCCGGAGAACGCCTGGTCGCGCCCGCACTGGGCCGTTTCGGCGTCAGGGAACTTGCCGCTGTCATCCTTACCCACGATCACCCCGATCACCGCAACGGCCTGCTGCATATTGCCAGGCATTTTCGGATCAAGGAGTTCTGGTGCGGCAGTTCCGCATCGGCCCTGTGGCCGCCGTTGCGCCGGCAACTGGCGGCCAGGAACATCCCCGTGCGCACCTTTGCCCCGGGGTGGACTCCCGTCGCGGCGGCCAGAAAGACGACCATAGCGGTGTTCGCTCCGCCCGACGACGATCTTGGCGAGAATGACCGGTCCCTGGTTTTTTATGCCCGCGAAAATCGCAATGGCGTACTGCTGACCGGCGACCTGGAGCAGGCCGGCGTTGCCCACCTGCTGAATGCCACGCCAAAATTGCCGGTGACCCTGCTGAAATTGCCTCACCACGGCAGCCGCAACGGCTCCGTCGACCAATTGCTTACACATTTCACCCCGTGCTGCGTGTTTGCCAGCCTCGGCGCCAACAATGTTTTCGGCTTCCCTCACCAGGAAACGCTCCAGAGCGTAAAACGCGCCGGGCTGTCCCTGTGGCGCACCGACCTGCACGGCACTCTGATATTCGACCTTGAAAACCGCTCCTGGCGTGTAAGATCCTGGCAAGACGGGCTTTTTCGTTGACAGTCGAATATGGCTTTGTTAGTTTGGACCATTATCTGACCTGGAGACTGTCCGGATGAAATCCTCCACCATTCTGGTTGTCGATGACGAGCTGTTTTTCCGCCGTCTCTATGCCAGCCTTCTCAGCGAAAATGGTTACCAGGTGGAATCCGCCGCGTCCGGAAAAGAGGCTCTGTCCCGCCTTGGCAAGGGGCATATCGACATTGTGCTCGCCGATCTGGTCATGCCCGAAATGGATGGCATGCAGATTCTCGACCACTGTCGCAAACTCAACAACCCTCCGGATGTCATCCTGGTTACCGGCCATGCTTCGGTCGAATCGGCCATTCAGGCCATCAAAAGCGGCGCGCGAGACTATCTGGTAAAGCCCTTCGACCCGGCCGAACTGCTGCATGTGGTCCGCGCCTGTCTCGAACAGCGACACCTGCTTGACGAAAACAGCGTCCTCAAGGCACAGATCCGGCTTTATCAGCGGGGGCAGCAACTGGCCGCGCAGCTCGACCTCGACCGGCTGTTCGAGGATGCCCTGTCCGCCATCCTTCAGGAAGCCGGCAGCGGTCGCGGCCTGGCCTGCCTCCTGGACAGCGACGACAGCCCCCAGCTCATCAGTACCCGGAAATTGCAGGAGACCGAAGCCATGGCCCTCATGGCGGCCGCGCAGCCATTGCTGGCCAACGGCAACAAACTGCACATCGTCTCCTGTGCCGATCTGCCGCCGTTGCCGCAACTGCCACCGGCGCTGCAATCCGTCGCCGTCTTCCCCATGCAGTCCCCCTACGGATTCGGCGGAGCCCTGATCTTCTGTAATCCCGAAGAAGGGGATTTCGCCCCCGGAATGTCCCGGGAAAACCTCTCCTTTCTGCTGGAACAGACGGCGCTTGGATTCGAAAACGCCTGCCGTTTCAAAACCGCGCGGGATCTTATCTTCATCGATGACCTGACCGGTCTGCACAACTATCGCTACCTGCAGATGATCCTGGATCAGGAAATCCTGCGAGCGGAGCGCTACGGGCTGGAATTTTCGCTGGTTTTCATCGATCTTGACTTTTTCAAGGAAATCAACGATACCCTCGGACATCTCGCCGGCAGCCATGCTCTCAAGGAAGTCGCCCGGATTTTGCGGCAGTGTGTCCGTGAATCGGACATCCTGTTTCGCTACGGTGGCGATGAATTTACCGGCTTTCTGGTCGAAACGGGCAGCGAAGGGGCAGCGGTGGTGGCCGAACGTATCCGCCAGTGCATCCAGAATCATACCTTCTTCGCTGAAAGCGACACCCCCGCAAAGATTACCGCGACCGTGGGCTATGCCACCTACCCCTGTGACGCCGGCAGTAAAAAGGAACTCATTCACCTGGCCGATAAAGCCATGTACGAGGGTAAAAAGTGCCGCAATGCGGTGAGGGGAGCCTGGCAACTGGCGGAAACGGAGGATCCCCCGGTCGACCCGGAATGAACCTCCGGCCGTCGCGGCCGCCACGCGCATTCGCTTTATGCGTACATCTACCCGCTCGCCATGGCGCCGGCGGGTCTTCTATTGCCGCCGGCCCGCTGTTAGCCGTTCCGGATACAGCCGCCGCGGCCATGAAACCATGAACGAAGGGACATAACGTTGTGAGCATTACGGGAATCAAGGGAATGAACGATATCCTGCCAGGCGAAGTCGAAACCTGGCAGTTTCTTGAAAGCGAAGCCCACCGCATCTTCCAGTTGTACGGCTTTGCCGAGGTGCGGGTGCCGGTGGTGGAAAAAACCGAACTGTTCTGCCGCTCCATCGGTGAAACCACCGATATCGTGGAAAAGGAGATGTACACCTTCAGCGATCGCAGCGACAACTCCCTGACCCTGCGGCCGGAAGGCACGGCTCCGGTCATGCGCGCCTTCATCGAACATAAACTGCACACGCTGGATCCCCTATCCAGGCTCTATTACATGGGGCCCATGTTTCGTTACGAACGCCCCCAGAAGGGACGCTACCGCCAGTTCCACCAGATCGGCGTGGAGGCTATCGGCGTTGACGACCCCATGATGGACGCCCAGATCCTGGCCATGCTCGACCACTATTTCGAAGCGGTCGACATCCGCAATGTCGAACTGCATATCAACTCTCTGGGCTGCAAGCAGTGCCGTCCCCGCTACCGGGAAACCCTCACCGGCTACCTGGAAAGCCGCCTGCGGAGCCTGTGCGCGGACTGCCAGCGGCGCTACCTGACCAACCCGCTGCGGGTGCTTGACTGCAAGGTTCCAGCCTGTCAGGAAGCTACGGTCGATGCGCCGTCGGTACTGGATCTTCTGTGCGACGACTGCGACACCCATTTCCGCCAGCTTCAGGCCCATCTGCACAAGCTCGGCATTGTTTTCACCATCAATGCCCGCATGGTCCGCGGCCTCGACTATTACACCAAAACCACCTTCGAGATGGTCACCAATCAGCTCGGATCACAGAATGCCGTGGCTGCCGGCGGGCGCTATGACGGGCTGATCCAGGATCTGGGCGGCCCGGCCCTGCCAGGCATCGGTTTTGCCATGGGCGTCGAAAGGCTGGTCCTGATGAAGGGCGATCAGCGCATCGCGCCACCCCGTCCACAGGTTTTTCTGGCCGCCCTGGGCGATGCCGCAACCGACGAGGCCTTCGCTCTCATGACCCGCCTGCAGCGGCTTGGACTGCGCGCCGAAATGGCCTTTGCCGGCAAGAGTCTCAAGGCGCAGATGCGCCGCGCGGGCAAACTGGGCGCCCGCTTTGTCCTGATTTTGGGCGATGAGGAACTGGCTTCGGGCCAGGCGCAACTTCGTGACATGGACGACGGCAGCCAGACGCCCATTGCCCTGGAGGGCATCGGGCAGGCCCTTGCGGCCCGCTGCCTTGCCGGGCCCGCAACGGGCAGCCGATAACCGCTTGACGATTTTTGGCGACACCCTTTATAATTTGCAATTCGCTTTCTTCAGGATCGCGACACGCATGTGCCGTGCTTTTCTGGTATTACTTTTTGCATGACCAAGGAGATGAACTTGATCGACATTCTGGGTGATTGGAAAAAAAGCCATTTCTGCGGCGATCTCCGTGCCGCCGACATTGGCAAGGAAGTCTGCCTCATGGGCTGGGTGCAGCGTCGTCGCGACCATGGAGGCCTGATCTTTATCGACCTGCGCGACCGCCAGGGAATCGCCCAGCTGGCTCTCGATCCCGACCGCGATCCGGAGGCTCACGCCAAGGCGGAAAAAGTGCGCAGCGAATATGTGGTCGCGGTCCGCGGCATCGTGTCCGCACGTCCCGAAGGCACCGTGAACCCCAAGATGGCTACCGGCGAGGTCGAAGTGGAGGTCAAGGAACTGCGGGTTCTCAACAGTTCCGAAACGCCGCCTTTCATGATCGAGGACCATGCCGACGTCGCGGAAAACATCCGCCTCAAGCATCGATACATCGACCTGCGACGCCCCGGCCTGCAATCCAATCTGATGTTGCGTCACAAAGTGGCGCAGATCGTGCGCACCTATCTCAACGATAATGGATTCATCGAGATTGAAACCCCGGTTTTGACGAAAAGCACGCCGGAGGGCGCCCGCGACTATCTGGTGCCGAGCCGGGTGAACCCCGGTATGTTTTACGCCTTGCCGCAATCGCCCCAGTTGTTCAAGCAGCTGCTTATGGTGTCCGGTTTCGACCGCTACTACCAGATTGTCAAATGCTTTCGCGATGAAGACCTGCGCGCCGATCGGCAGCCCGAATTCACCCAGATCGACTGCGAATTGAGCTTCGTCGACCGGCAGGATATCATGACCATCATGGAGGGCATGATCGCCAGGGTGTTCCGCGATACGCTTGGCATCGAACTGCCGCTGCCGATGCCCCGCATCACCTACACCGAAGCCATGGCCCGTTTCGGGGTCGACAATCCGGACATGCGTTTTGGCCTGGAACTGGTCGAGATCTCCAACATCGTCAAGGACTGCGGTTTCAAGGTCTTCGCCGAGGCGGTGAAAAAAGGCGGCATTGTCAAACTGCTCAACGCCAGGGAGTGTGCATCCTTCTCCCGCAAGGAACTCGACGATCTGACCGAGTTTGTCAAAATTTACGGCGCAAAAGGGCTTGCCTACGTCAAGGTCCAGGAAGACGGCTCCTGGCAGTCTCCCATCACCAAATTTTTTACCGACAAGGAAATCGCGCTCATCGATGAGGCCGCCGACGCGAAACCGGGCGACCTGTTGCTGTTTGCCGCCGACACCTGCAAAGTGGCCAATGAATCCCTGGGGCGTCTGCGTGGCCTGCTCGGGCAGAAACTGGGGCTGGCCCGCAAGGATGACTTCCGTTTTGTCTGGGTCACCGACTTTCCGCTGCTCGAATGGGACGGCGAAACCCGCCGTCACGTGGCGGTGCATCATCCCTTCACCGCTCCTTTGGATGAAGATGTCGCGCTGCTCGACGGCGATCCCGGCAGCGCGCGGGCCAAGGCCTACGATCTGGTCCTGAACGGATCGGAAATCGGTGGCGGAAGTATTCGTATCCACAACCGGGAAATACAGAACAAAATGTTCTCCCTGATGGGGATTACCGCCGAGGAAGCCGAGGAAAAATTCGGGTTTCTGCTCAATGCCCTGAGTTACGGCGCACCGCCCCACGGCGGCATCGCTTTTGGCCTCGACCGCCTGATGATGATCCTGACCGGCTCGGAATCCATCCGGGACGTTATCGCTTTTCCCAAAACCCAGAAAGCCACCTGCCTGCTGTCGGAAGCGCCCGGCGCAGTGGATGACAAGCAGCTGCGGGAGCTTTCCATCCGGCGCGCGGCACGCACAAATTAGCTCGTATCCATCCGGAATCTCCGGATGGATACAGCGTAGTTTTCATATGAGAAACGAGCAATTTTTCGTTGTGGCAAGGAAATCAAGGGTTTGTGCCGAGGCGTACATCGGTACGCCGCACAAGCAAGCCTGCGGATTGACGCCGCCACGGCGGAAAAGGGCCGTTCCCGGATGAAAACCAGCTCGGAGATTTGCATTGATCGGGGATCGCTCGCCCTGAAGCAATCCTGCCTTGATTGCACAGACGACGAAAGTGGACTATGCCACGGCTGATCATATTTTTGCTGGCTCTGCTTTTCCTGACGGGGGGCTGCGTAGCTCCCCCGCTGCAGGAATTGCAATCCGCGCGTTCCGCCCTGGAAGAAGCCCTGGCCGCTGAAGCCCCGGTACTGGCTCCCAACGCGTATCAGGCGGCCCAGG
This portion of the Syntrophotalea acetylenica genome encodes:
- the aspS gene encoding aspartate--tRNA ligase; translation: MIDILGDWKKSHFCGDLRAADIGKEVCLMGWVQRRRDHGGLIFIDLRDRQGIAQLALDPDRDPEAHAKAEKVRSEYVVAVRGIVSARPEGTVNPKMATGEVEVEVKELRVLNSSETPPFMIEDHADVAENIRLKHRYIDLRRPGLQSNLMLRHKVAQIVRTYLNDNGFIEIETPVLTKSTPEGARDYLVPSRVNPGMFYALPQSPQLFKQLLMVSGFDRYYQIVKCFRDEDLRADRQPEFTQIDCELSFVDRQDIMTIMEGMIARVFRDTLGIELPLPMPRITYTEAMARFGVDNPDMRFGLELVEISNIVKDCGFKVFAEAVKKGGIVKLLNARECASFSRKELDDLTEFVKIYGAKGLAYVKVQEDGSWQSPITKFFTDKEIALIDEAADAKPGDLLLFAADTCKVANESLGRLRGLLGQKLGLARKDDFRFVWVTDFPLLEWDGETRRHVAVHHPFTAPLDEDVALLDGDPGSARAKAYDLVLNGSEIGGGSIRIHNREIQNKMFSLMGITAEEAEEKFGFLLNALSYGAPPHGGIAFGLDRLMMILTGSESIRDVIAFPKTQKATCLLSEAPGAVDDKQLRELSIRRAARTN